In the Longimicrobium terrae genome, one interval contains:
- a CDS encoding DUF4394 domain-containing protein: MCAAVLMLGACEGDRGPTGPQGPTGPSGPAGPTGPGGTPGTPGTPGTPGTPFSGRIIYGVDGANNLITFGALNPATRLSSTAITGLAAGETVVGIDFRPADDALYAVTSSSRLYTITTATGAAAPVGGGTFTPALIGSSFGMGFNPQVDRLRIHTDAEQNLRINQTANPLAVTVDGALAYSATDVNAAANPEIAGTAYTLSVRPAPTSTELFAIDAGLDVLARVDVPNAGTMTTIGSLGFNTSADVGFDIAGDTDMAYATLTPSGTAGGPSRLYTINLRSGQATIVGQVGHPSSLRSIAVAPGAPPALNVIPRFF, encoded by the coding sequence ATGTGCGCGGCGGTTCTGATGCTGGGCGCGTGCGAGGGCGACCGCGGCCCCACCGGCCCGCAGGGCCCCACCGGACCCTCTGGTCCCGCCGGCCCCACGGGACCGGGCGGCACGCCGGGCACCCCGGGCACGCCCGGAACGCCGGGAACCCCTTTCTCCGGTCGCATCATCTACGGCGTGGACGGCGCCAACAACCTCATCACCTTTGGCGCGCTGAACCCGGCCACGCGGCTGAGCTCCACCGCCATTACCGGGCTGGCCGCGGGCGAGACCGTGGTGGGCATCGACTTCCGCCCGGCGGACGACGCGCTGTACGCGGTCACCAGCAGCAGCCGGCTGTACACCATCACCACGGCGACGGGCGCGGCGGCCCCCGTGGGCGGCGGCACCTTCACTCCCGCGCTCATCGGCTCCAGCTTCGGCATGGGCTTCAACCCGCAGGTGGACCGCCTGCGCATTCACACCGACGCCGAGCAGAACCTGCGCATCAACCAGACGGCCAACCCGCTGGCGGTGACGGTGGACGGCGCGCTGGCGTACTCGGCCACGGACGTCAACGCGGCGGCCAATCCGGAGATCGCGGGCACGGCCTACACCCTGAGCGTGCGCCCGGCCCCGACGTCGACGGAGCTGTTCGCCATCGACGCCGGCCTGGACGTGCTGGCCCGCGTGGACGTGCCCAACGCCGGTACCATGACCACCATCGGCTCGCTGGGCTTCAACACGTCGGCGGACGTGGGCTTCGACATCGCGGGGGACACCGACATGGCGTACGCCACGCTTACGCCCTCGGGCACGGCGGGCGGACCGTCGCGGCTGTACACCATCAATCTGCGCAGCGGGCAGGCGACCATCGTGGGCCAGGTGGGCCACCCGTCGTCGCTGCGCAGCATCGCGGTGGCGCCCGGCGCGCCCCCCGCGCTGAACGTGATTCCCCGCTTCTTCTAG
- a CDS encoding TetR/AcrR family transcriptional regulator — translation MPIPSDRRSRKRLATRQAISNAATLLFLERGFDQVTVDEIAEAADVGRMTVFNHFPRKEDMFFDREEEGREILLGALRQRDPGVNPIEALHLLAHRLVAERSPAVEFSARSEGFAVAIERSETLKARARAIRDEMAQAVAAGLAESAGRDPADADAHLAATLLLAAWSVALIQAHRTFRETRDTGQANAAFLAIIDRGTVGLRAAMAGTPYA, via the coding sequence ATGCCGATTCCGTCCGACCGCCGGTCCCGTAAGCGGCTTGCCACGCGGCAGGCCATCTCCAACGCCGCCACGCTCCTCTTTCTGGAGCGGGGCTTTGACCAGGTGACGGTGGATGAGATCGCGGAAGCCGCCGACGTGGGGCGGATGACGGTGTTCAACCATTTCCCCCGCAAGGAGGACATGTTCTTTGATCGCGAGGAGGAAGGGCGCGAGATCCTGCTCGGAGCCCTGAGGCAGCGCGATCCGGGAGTGAATCCCATCGAAGCCCTGCACCTGCTCGCCCACCGGCTGGTTGCGGAGCGGAGCCCGGCCGTGGAATTCTCTGCCCGGAGCGAGGGCTTTGCCGTGGCCATCGAGCGCAGCGAAACGCTCAAGGCCCGGGCGAGGGCGATCCGTGACGAGATGGCCCAGGCGGTGGCGGCGGGGCTCGCCGAGTCCGCCGGCCGGGACCCCGCGGACGCCGACGCGCACCTCGCCGCCACCCTGCTGTTGGCGGCGTGGAGCGTGGCCCTGATTCAGGCGCACCGGACGTTCCGCGAAACGCGCGACACGGGGCAGGCGAACGCCGCCTTTCTGGCGATCATCGACCGCGGAACCGTGGGCCTGCGGGCCGCCATGGCGGGCACGCCGTACGCCTGA
- a CDS encoding TCR/Tet family MFS transporter, with protein MKKPLIVIYTALVLDAVGIGLIFPILPALLRDVTHAENVAPYIGVMTALYAVMQFIFAPVLGSLSDRLGRRPVLLISLAGAAVNYLFLAFAPALWMLLLGRAVAGLTSANVSVASAYITDVSTEDQRARRFGLFNAMFGIGFIIGPVLGGALGDHWVRLPFIAAAALNGCNLLLAWFALPESRTPSREKIDVAALNPLRPLRWVFSARSLLPITLLFFIFAATGEVYGTCWALWGSDTFRWNGLWIGLSLGAFGVCQALAQAFLPGPAVRLLGERGAILTGVAGACAALVVMAFATRGWMVFAVMPVFALGGIGAPALQSLATRQVDASQQGRFQGVLASAVSLASIICPLVFSSFYLVVRERWPGAIWLSVVLVYLIMVPLVLRLRVTQPSAAPAL; from the coding sequence ATGAAGAAACCGCTCATCGTCATCTACACCGCCCTTGTCCTGGATGCCGTGGGCATCGGGCTGATCTTTCCCATTCTGCCCGCGCTGCTGCGGGACGTGACCCACGCCGAGAACGTGGCCCCGTACATCGGCGTGATGACCGCGCTGTATGCGGTCATGCAGTTCATCTTTGCGCCGGTGCTCGGCTCGCTGAGCGACCGGCTGGGTCGGCGCCCGGTGCTCCTCATCTCGCTCGCCGGCGCGGCAGTCAACTACCTGTTCCTGGCCTTTGCGCCCGCGCTCTGGATGCTGCTGCTGGGCCGCGCCGTCGCCGGCCTGACCAGCGCCAACGTTTCCGTGGCGAGCGCCTACATCACCGACGTTTCCACCGAAGACCAGCGCGCGCGCCGCTTCGGATTGTTCAACGCCATGTTCGGCATCGGCTTCATCATCGGGCCGGTGCTCGGCGGCGCGCTGGGCGACCACTGGGTGCGGCTTCCCTTTATCGCCGCCGCGGCGCTGAACGGGTGCAATCTGCTGCTCGCGTGGTTCGCGTTGCCGGAGTCGCGCACGCCGTCGCGGGAAAAGATCGACGTGGCGGCGCTGAACCCGCTGCGGCCGCTGCGCTGGGTGTTCTCGGCGAGGAGCCTGCTCCCCATCACCCTGCTGTTCTTCATCTTTGCCGCCACGGGTGAGGTGTACGGCACCTGCTGGGCGCTCTGGGGGAGCGACACCTTTCGATGGAACGGGCTGTGGATCGGCCTTTCGCTCGGGGCGTTCGGCGTGTGCCAGGCGCTTGCCCAGGCGTTCCTTCCCGGCCCGGCGGTCAGGCTGCTGGGCGAGCGGGGGGCCATTCTCACGGGCGTCGCCGGCGCATGCGCGGCGCTGGTGGTGATGGCGTTCGCCACCCGGGGGTGGATGGTGTTCGCCGTCATGCCGGTGTTCGCCCTGGGCGGCATCGGGGCGCCGGCGCTGCAGTCCCTGGCGACCCGGCAGGTGGACGCGAGCCAGCAGGGCCGGTTTCAGGGCGTGCTCGCATCGGCCGTGAGCCTGGCGTCCATCATCTGCCCGCTCGTGTTCTCCAGCTTCTACCTCGTCGTCAGAGAGCGATGGCCCGGCGCGATCTGGCTGTCCGTCGTCCTCGTGTACCTGATCATGGTGCCCCTGGTGCTCCGGCTGCGCGTCACGCAGCCGTCGGCGGCCCCGGCCCTGTAG
- a CDS encoding FAD-dependent oxidoreductase — MTHVTIIGAGLGGLTLARVLHVHGVGATIYEAEPSPEARTQGGQLDIHEHNGQAALAAAGLIDEFRAIIHTGGAALRVVDPHGTVLLDEPDDGAGGRPEVLRGDLRRILTESLPAGTIRWGKKLTGVVASGDGRHRLAFADGSAVDTGLLVGADGAWSRVRPLLSDARPGYVGTTFIETYLYDVDERHSATAAMVGGGAMYALTPGKGIVAHREADGVLHTYVQLKRPADWVAAIDFGDAAAAGARIAAEFEGWAPALTALITDGETPPVARMIHTLPDAHRWPRVPGVTLLGDAAHLMPPSGEGANVAMFDGAELGRAIAEHPGDIEAALAVYEEAMFTRSASEAADAHQILDLCLGDRAPYGLINFLIGALDEHAAEARR; from the coding sequence ATGACACACGTTACGATCATCGGCGCGGGACTCGGCGGGCTGACGCTTGCGCGCGTCCTGCACGTGCATGGCGTCGGCGCGACGATCTACGAGGCGGAGCCCTCGCCGGAGGCGCGCACGCAGGGCGGCCAGCTCGACATCCACGAGCACAACGGGCAGGCCGCGCTCGCGGCGGCCGGGCTCATCGACGAGTTTCGCGCCATCATCCACACGGGCGGGGCGGCGCTGCGCGTGGTGGATCCGCACGGCACGGTGCTGCTGGACGAGCCGGACGATGGCGCGGGCGGACGCCCCGAGGTGCTGCGCGGCGATCTGCGGCGGATTCTGACCGAGTCCCTTCCCGCGGGGACGATCCGGTGGGGAAAGAAGCTCACCGGCGTCGTAGCATCGGGTGACGGCCGGCATCGGCTGGCGTTCGCGGACGGGTCGGCGGTGGACACCGGACTGCTCGTGGGTGCGGACGGCGCGTGGTCCCGGGTGCGGCCGCTGCTGTCGGACGCGCGGCCCGGGTACGTGGGCACGACGTTCATCGAAACGTACCTGTACGACGTGGACGAGCGGCACTCCGCGACCGCCGCGATGGTCGGCGGCGGCGCGATGTACGCGCTTACGCCGGGAAAGGGGATCGTGGCGCACCGCGAAGCCGACGGCGTTCTTCACACCTACGTGCAGCTGAAGCGGCCCGCGGACTGGGTTGCGGCGATCGATTTCGGCGACGCGGCCGCGGCGGGTGCGCGGATCGCGGCGGAGTTCGAGGGATGGGCCCCCGCTCTCACGGCGTTGATCACCGACGGCGAAACGCCTCCGGTCGCGCGCATGATCCACACGCTTCCCGACGCGCACCGGTGGCCGCGCGTGCCTGGAGTGACGCTCCTGGGCGATGCCGCGCACCTGATGCCGCCCTCCGGCGAGGGCGCCAACGTGGCCATGTTCGATGGCGCGGAACTCGGCCGGGCGATCGCCGAGCATCCCGGCGACATCGAGGCGGCGCTCGCCGTCTACGAGGAAGCGATGTTCACGCGCAGCGCGTCCGAGGCGGCGGACGCGCACCAGATCCTGGACCTCTGCCTGGGCGACCGCGCGCCGTACGGGCTGATCAACTTCCTCATCGGCGCCTTGGACGAGCACGCGGCAGAGGCACGGCGCTGA
- a CDS encoding TetR/AcrR family transcriptional regulator: MADRAQRAERRTDALSRERIVEAAIEILDAEGESALTFRTLAARLQTGSGAIYWHVANKDDLLATTTRDVLARAMTEGARGAEPREAVRAIALGVFDVIDAHPWVGTQLSREPWQPAVMQILEHVGAQLEALGVPEREQFNCASALVNYILGLSGQYAAGARLLPRESDRSAFLATMAERWEQLAPAEYPFVRRVAAQLREHDDREQFLAGIDLILAGIAASR, encoded by the coding sequence ATGGCGGACAGGGCGCAGCGGGCGGAACGGCGTACGGACGCGCTTTCACGGGAGCGCATCGTGGAGGCCGCGATCGAGATCCTGGACGCGGAGGGCGAGAGCGCGCTGACCTTTCGCACGCTCGCGGCGCGGCTGCAAACGGGGAGCGGCGCGATCTACTGGCACGTCGCCAACAAGGACGACCTGCTCGCGACGACCACCCGCGACGTCCTCGCCCGCGCGATGACCGAGGGGGCCAGAGGCGCGGAGCCGCGGGAGGCGGTGCGGGCGATCGCGCTGGGCGTGTTCGACGTGATCGACGCGCATCCGTGGGTGGGGACGCAGCTGTCCCGCGAGCCGTGGCAGCCGGCGGTGATGCAGATCCTTGAGCACGTCGGCGCGCAGCTTGAGGCGCTGGGCGTGCCGGAGCGGGAGCAGTTCAACTGCGCGTCCGCGCTGGTGAACTACATCCTCGGCCTGTCGGGGCAGTACGCCGCGGGCGCACGCCTCCTGCCGCGCGAGTCGGACCGGTCCGCCTTCCTGGCGACCATGGCGGAGCGTTGGGAGCAGCTGGCGCCCGCGGAGTATCCGTTCGTGCGTCGGGTGGCGGCGCAGCTGCGGGAGCACGACGACCGCGAGCAGTTCCTGGCCGGCATCGACCTAATCCTCGCCGGCATCGCAGCCAGCAGGTGA
- a CDS encoding TIM barrel protein has protein sequence METIGFSTGSLGRSDFHAALDVLGEHPVGAVELSALRSHELRPLLAAIPRLDLSRYSHVSIHAPSTFSADEEREIAMLLAPWAARGWSIVVHPDAIRDFGLWAELGPGLSIENMDVRKPCGRNTGELEAIFARLPDAGFCFDIAHAWQFDPSMREAARLLEAFAHRLSHVHLSELDARSRHVRLSDAGVRAFQPLASLISPEVPVIIESEVEAWEVASELGMCLQATGRELAVV, from the coding sequence ATGGAGACTATCGGTTTCTCCACCGGATCGCTGGGCCGCTCCGACTTTCACGCGGCGCTGGACGTACTGGGTGAGCATCCCGTGGGCGCGGTGGAATTGTCTGCCCTTCGATCGCACGAGCTTCGGCCGCTTCTGGCCGCGATTCCGCGTCTGGACCTGTCGCGCTACTCCCACGTCTCCATCCATGCGCCCAGCACGTTTTCGGCGGATGAGGAGCGCGAGATCGCCATGCTGCTGGCGCCGTGGGCCGCGCGCGGGTGGAGCATCGTCGTCCACCCCGATGCGATCCGGGACTTTGGCCTGTGGGCGGAACTCGGCCCCGGTCTGAGCATCGAGAACATGGATGTCCGCAAGCCGTGCGGGCGGAACACTGGCGAACTTGAGGCGATCTTCGCCCGCCTTCCGGATGCTGGATTCTGCTTCGATATCGCGCATGCGTGGCAGTTCGATCCGTCCATGCGGGAAGCGGCGCGGCTGCTGGAAGCGTTCGCGCACCGGCTGTCGCACGTACATCTCAGCGAGCTGGATGCGCGCAGCCGGCACGTGCGGCTGAGCGATGCTGGCGTCCGCGCCTTTCAGCCGCTGGCGAGCCTGATTTCCCCCGAGGTGCCGGTCATCATTGAATCCGAGGTCGAGGCCTGGGAGGTGGCGTCCGAACTGGGGATGTGCCTGCAGGCCACGGGGCGCGAACTCGCGGTCGTCTGA
- a CDS encoding nucleotidyltransferase domain-containing protein, protein MSEQLALPVQPRSPVLELRDALEADWPHILAARERAARMYERVQILSYPFVPRDTSLVLFGSLARAEFTHGSDVDWTLLVDGPADPDHWDLTQRLRSKFTAARIKPPSPGGPFGRLTFSHDLIHRIGGDNDTNQNTTQRLLLLLESRPTSNRDAYDRVIANVLTRYVEEDLLGPAESPFRVPRFLLNDFARYWRTMAVDFAHKRRERQADQWAVRTTKLRFSRKLLHTAGLLSCFLCREAFKEEKSVARFHDAKLVVDYLARLLGTTPLDIVARVVLDYFGKDSGAANRLFGAYDSFLGLLDDEDKRERLKNLSPGDADSDPLYREASALGKAFQDALGEIFFSEPLRDFTIRYGVF, encoded by the coding sequence ATGTCGGAGCAACTCGCGCTTCCCGTCCAGCCGCGTTCGCCCGTGCTCGAGTTGCGGGATGCGCTCGAGGCGGACTGGCCCCATATCCTGGCGGCTCGTGAGCGGGCCGCCAGAATGTATGAGCGTGTCCAGATTCTCTCCTATCCGTTCGTGCCGCGCGATACCTCGCTGGTCCTTTTCGGCTCGCTGGCCCGCGCTGAGTTCACGCACGGCAGTGATGTCGACTGGACACTTCTGGTGGATGGTCCCGCCGACCCCGACCACTGGGACCTGACTCAGCGGCTCCGCTCGAAGTTCACTGCGGCGCGCATCAAGCCCCCCAGCCCCGGCGGACCATTCGGCAGGCTTACCTTCAGCCACGACCTCATCCACAGGATCGGCGGGGACAACGACACGAATCAGAACACGACGCAGCGCCTGCTCCTTCTCCTGGAATCGCGACCGACCAGCAATCGCGATGCGTACGACCGGGTAATTGCGAACGTGCTCACACGGTACGTGGAAGAAGACCTCCTCGGTCCCGCCGAGTCGCCGTTCCGGGTGCCCCGTTTTCTGCTGAACGATTTTGCCCGGTATTGGCGCACGATGGCGGTAGACTTTGCCCACAAGCGCCGGGAGCGGCAGGCGGACCAGTGGGCAGTTCGTACGACCAAGCTGCGGTTTTCCCGAAAGCTTCTTCACACCGCGGGACTGCTGAGCTGCTTTCTGTGCCGGGAAGCGTTTAAGGAGGAGAAATCCGTTGCGCGGTTTCACGACGCGAAGCTTGTGGTAGATTATCTGGCCCGGCTTCTGGGAACTACGCCACTGGACATCGTGGCGCGTGTCGTGCTAGACTATTTCGGGAAAGATTCGGGTGCCGCGAATCGGCTCTTCGGTGCGTACGATTCGTTTCTCGGACTGCTCGACGATGAGGATAAGCGCGAGCGGCTCAAGAACCTCTCCCCCGGCGATGCGGATTCCGACCCGCTGTACAGGGAGGCGAGCGCGCTCGGAAAGGCATTTCAGGACGCTTTGGGAGAAATTTTCTTTTCCGAGCCTCTGAGGGACTTCACTATCCGCTACGGAGTCTTCTGA
- a CDS encoding isocitrate/isopropylmalate dehydrogenase family protein, translating into MAKVAVIPGDGVGKEVTREALKALRAVLDGSGFDLDLVEWPHGADRYLETGEAITDAEFDDLRQNYQAILLGALGDARVPGNEHARQILLGMRFRLDLFVNFRPVRLFHERLTPLRDKGPDDVQMVIFRENTEGVYVGMGGNFKQGTPDEVAVQEDVNTRKGVERIIRAAFEYARANGLTRVTMSDKANAMEFAGGLWRRVFKIVAAEYADIESEALYVDMLAMDMVRRPERYQVIVTGNLFGDILSDLGAQLAGGLGLSPSGNIHPGRIGLFEPVHGSAPDLAGKDLANPFAAVLTAGLMLEHLGRPAEAVRMENAVRACIEAGETTADLGGTLGTAAAGDAIVRRLQASA; encoded by the coding sequence ATGGCGAAAGTCGCGGTCATTCCCGGCGACGGCGTCGGCAAGGAAGTCACCCGCGAGGCGCTCAAGGCGCTGCGCGCGGTGCTCGACGGCAGCGGTTTCGACCTGGACCTGGTGGAGTGGCCGCACGGCGCCGACCGCTACCTGGAAACCGGCGAGGCCATCACCGACGCCGAGTTCGACGATCTGCGGCAGAACTACCAGGCCATTCTGCTGGGCGCGCTGGGCGACGCGCGCGTGCCGGGCAACGAGCACGCACGGCAGATTCTGCTGGGCATGCGCTTTCGCCTGGACCTGTTCGTCAACTTCCGCCCCGTGCGCCTGTTTCACGAGCGCCTGACCCCGCTGCGCGACAAGGGCCCGGACGACGTGCAGATGGTCATCTTCCGCGAAAACACCGAGGGCGTGTACGTGGGGATGGGCGGCAACTTCAAGCAGGGCACGCCCGACGAGGTCGCCGTCCAGGAAGACGTGAACACGCGCAAGGGCGTGGAGCGCATCATCCGCGCGGCGTTCGAGTACGCGCGGGCCAACGGCCTCACGCGCGTGACCATGTCCGACAAGGCCAACGCGATGGAGTTCGCTGGCGGGCTGTGGCGGCGCGTGTTCAAGATCGTCGCGGCCGAGTACGCGGACATCGAGAGCGAGGCGCTGTACGTGGACATGCTGGCCATGGACATGGTGCGCCGTCCTGAGCGCTATCAGGTGATCGTGACCGGCAACCTGTTCGGCGACATCCTGAGCGACCTGGGCGCGCAGCTGGCGGGCGGGCTGGGGCTCTCCCCCTCCGGCAACATCCACCCGGGGCGCATCGGGCTGTTCGAGCCGGTGCACGGCTCCGCGCCGGACCTGGCGGGGAAGGACCTGGCCAACCCGTTCGCCGCCGTGCTCACCGCCGGGCTCATGCTGGAGCACCTGGGCCGCCCCGCCGAGGCCGTGCGCATGGAGAACGCCGTCCGCGCCTGCATCGAGGCCGGGGAGACCACCGCGGATCTCGGCGGCACCCTGGGCACCGCCGCCGCCGGAGACGCCATCGTCCGCCGCCTGCAGGCCTCCGCCTGA
- the pyrE gene encoding orotate phosphoribosyltransferase: protein MSDRDRLLQLLLERSFRTGDFVLASGARSRYYIDCRTTTTHAEGQALVGRMGLDLLREAGLAPETVGGLTMGADPMAYAVAHASWLAGAPVHSFSVRKEPKAHGTGKRVEGSFAPGQRVVIVEDVITSGKSALQACDAVEAEGGVILGVMALVDREAGGREVIEARYPVHVLYRVSELLAAVEG from the coding sequence GTGAGCGACCGCGACCGTCTGCTTCAGCTGCTGCTTGAGCGTTCGTTCCGCACCGGGGACTTTGTCCTCGCGTCCGGGGCTCGCAGCCGCTACTACATCGACTGCCGCACCACCACCACGCACGCCGAAGGACAGGCGCTGGTGGGGCGGATGGGGCTGGACCTGCTGCGCGAGGCCGGCCTGGCGCCCGAAACCGTGGGCGGCCTGACGATGGGCGCCGATCCCATGGCGTACGCCGTGGCGCACGCGTCGTGGCTGGCCGGGGCGCCCGTGCACTCGTTTTCCGTCCGCAAGGAGCCCAAGGCGCACGGCACCGGCAAGCGCGTGGAAGGTAGCTTCGCCCCCGGGCAGCGCGTGGTGATCGTGGAAGACGTGATTACCAGCGGCAAGAGCGCGCTGCAGGCCTGCGACGCCGTGGAGGCCGAGGGCGGCGTGATTCTGGGCGTGATGGCCCTGGTGGACCGCGAGGCGGGCGGGCGCGAGGTGATCGAGGCGCGCTATCCCGTCCACGTCCTCTACCGCGTCAGCGAACTTCTCGCCGCCGTGGAGGGCTGA